The DNA segment ACCTGAATCGTGACGAGTCCGTCAGCACGGGCGGCCACGTCGTTGAAGACGGTCTCGAGCAAGTTGTGGAACCGTTCGTGGTCAGCACGTAAGGTCGCATCGGCGTCGACGACGATGGACGGACGCTCGAGCCTGGAGTCGGCGAGCGCCGCATCGATAGCTTCCTCGAGATCGATTCGCGTCCGCGGACCGACGGCCGTCGCGTTGCGGGCAAACTCCTGGACGTCGTCGACGAGTCGTTCGGTTCGGTCGAGCGTCGTGGTGACGGTGTCTTCGGCGAGCGGGAACTCCCACTCGGTGGCCTCGGTTCGCTGTTCTTCTTCCAGCGCCGTCGCCACCGCCTCGAGCTGGTCTTTGAGATCGCTCGAGAGGACGTTCGCGACGGCTTCCAGGCGATTGGTCTGGCGCTCGAGCGCGTCGCTTCGCTCTCGAAGAACCTGCTCGCGGATGGCGCGGTCGAGGGCTGCACGGGTGTTTTCGACGAGCATCGAGATGAGGTCGATGTCGGTTTCGCTGAACTGGTCGGGGCGTTTGGCCCCGGTCATCATGATGCCGTGGGTCCCGATGGGAGCGATAATTTCGGAGTGAATGGGGGTGTCGGGATTGTAAACCCCTTCGACCGAGTGCAGGTCTTCGAAGTACTCGAGGTCGCCGCTCTCGAACACGTCCCAGACGAGGCCCTCGCCGGGGCGAAACCGGGGGAGGCCGCCGAACTCTTCGTGAGCACCAGCCGTGCCGGCGACGGGGTCGAGATAGCCGTATTCGTCGTCGAGCAGCCAGACACCGCTGATCGGTAAGTTGAGCAGGTCGCTGCCGGCGTGGACGGCTATCGCACAGATCTCCTCGGGTTCGTCGGATTGTAACAGCCAGCGGGTGACCTCGTGCAGCGAGGTAACGACGCGCTCGTATTCGCGCTGATCGGTGATGTCGCGGGCGATACACGCCACGTTGGCCGACCCGTGATCGATAGGAACGACCCTGATATCGACGACGCCGCTGTCACCAGCTGCGTTGGTGTAGGGGACCTCGACCGATCGGAACGAACCAGTCCCCACACCGACGTCGCTAATGGCCCGGCCGACGCGGACGGCGTCCTCGGCGTCGATAGAGGCGATGTCGAGCAGGGTTTCGACGTGTTCGCCCCGCAGTTCGCCCGCGTCGACGTCGAACGTCTCCTCGAGCGTCGTATTGACCGACAGGATGCGGGTATTATCATCGAGGGTGACGATGCCGTCCTGGACCGCCTCGACCACCGCGGTGTTTCGTGCCAGTTTCGTCTCGCGCTCCTTTCGCTCGGTGACGTCACGCATGTAGACCGAGAGGCCACTCTCGTCGGGCCAGGCTCGCGTCTCGAACCAGGTCTCGAGTGGCGAGTGATACACTTCGAAACTGACGGGAACCTGTTCGTCCATCGCCTGATAAAAGCCGTCGGGGAACTGGGTTTCGACGGTTTCGGGGAACTCATCCCACATGACGCGGCCCAGCAGGTCCTCGCGCGAGCGACTGAGCAGGGACTCGGCGCGTTCGTTGACGTACGTGAACCGAAAGTCGGTATCGAGGGCGAAAAAGGCGTCTCGAACCCGGTCGACGATGGGGATGTGTCGCGGGCTCACGGACGGTCACCCCTCGAGGTAGTTGCCACTCCCAGCGTCTGTGACAACCCACTAGCGATCTGAGGCACCCGTCTCATCGAGACTCGTTACTGTTCTATATGTTACCGAGGCCGGTATTTGAGTGTCGTGGCCGAATCGTCGAGTGTACAACGGGCCGAGATGATCTCGACGCCGGTCACAGGTCGACAACTGTGCCGACCCCTTCATCGCGTGCTCGTTCGTACAGTTGTGACGCCGTTACTGCGTCGAAGACGGCACTTCCGACACTCGAGAGGACGAGTATTTCATCCGGTGACTGTCGTCCAGGTATCGGAGACGTGACCGTGCCCTCGTCGACGAACCGGCCGCCGAAATCGTCTACCTCGAGGTCGGGATGAACGCACAGGTCGCCCGTCTCGCGTGCTTCTTCGGGGACATCGGCGTAGACGCGCTCGGCACGCTCGAGCGTCCGGTCGTCGAGTTCACGCATGTCGGGAGTGTACGCGCCCACGGCGATCACCAGGGCCCCTGCCTCGAGGTCGCCCCCGTCGAACACCGGCTCGGTGCTCGTGGTCGCGGTGACGACGACGCTGGCTCCCTCGAGCGCCCGGACCGGACTCGAAACGGCTTCGACGGGGACCGAGAGTTCGCCGTCGAGGTCGGCCGCACAGCGGACGCGGGAGTCGCTGGGTGAGTAGACGCGAACCGACTCGAGGTCGGTGGCGGCGTCGATGGCTCGCGTTTGCCAGCGGGCCTGCGCGCCAGCACCGATGACCGCAAGCGAGACCGGCTCCTTTCGAGCGAGTTCGCGGGCGGCGAGGCCGCCGATACAGCCAGTTCGTGCGTTCGTGATCGCCGTCCCGGCGAGGTACGCGAGCGGCTGGCCGGTTTCGGCGTCGTCGACCGCAATCCGTGCCGAGACGGTGGGCAACCCCCGGGCTTCGTTCCCCTCGAAGACGGTTGCCAGTTTGGTGACGACGTATGGCGAGCCGTGGACGTACGCGGGCATACAGAGGCCGGTTCCGAGTGGCTGTTCCGGGTTTACCGTCTCGAGGCCGCTTCCGATCGGATAGTGGGGTCGTTCCGGCCGTTCGACCGCTCCCGCGTACTGGGCGGCGAAACCGTCGGCGACGACTGGGAGGAGTGTCTCGAGGTCGATCAACGAGCGGATGTCGTCGTCAGGAATGACGCGAACCATACCCGATAATGGGTGTTTGGGCACTTGATAGGGGCTGTTGTCGTCAGGGACAGTTGCGGGTCGATGAGATGATTCCACGTTGCAGCCGTTTTACTACGAAAATAATAGTGTTTAGTATATTTCTGGTGCGTATTGCTATGGATTCAATACTTATCAATTTCGAGGAGTGATGAAACACGTCGACGGTGAGGGGTTTCCGCTACCCGATGTCTCTTTATCTCTCGAGAGCAACCGCCATCCAATGAGTGATACAGACTCGAGACGGATTATCGTCGATACGGACACCGCTGGAGACGACACCCAGGCGCTCGTCCTGGCTGCACTGTCTGACCGGGTCGATCTGGAGGGGGTCACGATCTGTGCGGGCAACGTCCCCTTCGAATACCAGGTCGAGAACGCGAAGTACACGCTCGAGTTAGCCGGCGTGGCTGACGAAGTCCCCGTCTACGAGGGGGTTCGATCACCGCTGCAAAAAGAACACGATTTCGCCGAGTACGTCCACGGAGAGGGCGGGCTTGGTGGGAAGCTGTTCCCGGATACGGGGATCCAGTCGGCAGACGAACACGCCGTCGACTTCATCGTTCGGAGCGCTCGAGAGAACCCGGGCGAGATTTCGCTCGTCTGTATCGCACCGCTGACCAACGTTGCGGTTGCGCTCCAGCACGAACCCGACCTGCCGGAGTTGCTCGACGAGGTGCTGATCATGGGTGGGGCGGTGAACACGCTGGGCAACATCACGCCCGCCGCGGAGTACAACTTCTGGGTCGACCCCGACGCCGCCGCCATCGTGATGGACGCCTTCGAGACCACGCTGGTCGACTGGGGCGTGACCGTCCGCGATTCGACGTTCGATGCCGACGTGTTCGCCGAAATCGAATCGATCGACACGCCACTGGCCGAGTTTTACACGACGATCACCGAGGCCGTCCGCGAGTTCAACAGCCAGTCCGAACACGACTCGCTTGGCGAAGACGTCACTACCCAGCCCGATTCGATGACGATTGCGACGCTGCTCGAGCCGGATATCGTCGAGGAGGCGAGTACGTACCACGTCGCTGTCGACGACCGAGAGGGCATGACACGCGGCTACAGTCTGGTGGACGAACTCGAGGTAACCGACGGCGAGGCGAAAACCCGGGTGATCGAATCGGTCGACGGCGACCGGTTTACCGAGATGCTTCTCGATGCGTTCCGGCACGGTGATCCCCACTACGCGAAGTGACCGTTCAGCAACCCTTTGTTGATTTCCTCCTCGAATGGTCAAGAAAATTCACCCTGGGGCGTCCAAAACCGAATCTATAAACCGATTGCGCAGAGTCACATCTGTGTATGCAACGACGCACGTTTCTGACATCGGTGGGAGTTGGTGCAACGGCTGGACTGGCTGGTTGTCTGGTTGGCGATGGGGACGATGATGGTGGCGACTCTGACATCACCGTGGGTATCATTTACTCGACCGGTGGACTCGGCGACGAGTCGTTCAACGACATGGCCTTTGCCGGCATCGAACAGGCCGAGGAGGACTTTGGCATCTCCTATCAGAACGCCGAACCGGACGAACCGGCCGACATGAACGACATGCAACGCCAGTTCGCGAGCGACGAGGACATCGACCTCGTCTGTTGTATCGGCTTCGACCACGAAACCGACCTCGCCGAGAACGCCGAGGAGTACGAGGACCAGC comes from the Natronosalvus amylolyticus genome and includes:
- a CDS encoding nucleoside hydrolase; the protein is MSDTDSRRIIVDTDTAGDDTQALVLAALSDRVDLEGVTICAGNVPFEYQVENAKYTLELAGVADEVPVYEGVRSPLQKEHDFAEYVHGEGGLGGKLFPDTGIQSADEHAVDFIVRSARENPGEISLVCIAPLTNVAVALQHEPDLPELLDEVLIMGGAVNTLGNITPAAEYNFWVDPDAAAIVMDAFETTLVDWGVTVRDSTFDADVFAEIESIDTPLAEFYTTITEAVREFNSQSEHDSLGEDVTTQPDSMTIATLLEPDIVEEASTYHVAVDDREGMTRGYSLVDELEVTDGEAKTRVIESVDGDRFTEMLLDAFRHGDPHYAK
- a CDS encoding PAS domain-containing protein codes for the protein MSPRHIPIVDRVRDAFFALDTDFRFTYVNERAESLLSRSREDLLGRVMWDEFPETVETQFPDGFYQAMDEQVPVSFEVYHSPLETWFETRAWPDESGLSVYMRDVTERKERETKLARNTAVVEAVQDGIVTLDDNTRILSVNTTLEETFDVDAGELRGEHVETLLDIASIDAEDAVRVGRAISDVGVGTGSFRSVEVPYTNAAGDSGVVDIRVVPIDHGSANVACIARDITDQREYERVVTSLHEVTRWLLQSDEPEEICAIAVHAGSDLLNLPISGVWLLDDEYGYLDPVAGTAGAHEEFGGLPRFRPGEGLVWDVFESGDLEYFEDLHSVEGVYNPDTPIHSEIIAPIGTHGIMMTGAKRPDQFSETDIDLISMLVENTRAALDRAIREQVLRERSDALERQTNRLEAVANVLSSDLKDQLEAVATALEEEQRTEATEWEFPLAEDTVTTTLDRTERLVDDVQEFARNATAVGPRTRIDLEEAIDAALADSRLERPSIVVDADATLRADHERFHNLLETVFNDVAARADGLVTIQVGLIGFSTPRTETRGFFLMDDAAEVPPTENENLADREQRSPSTVGFISPPTNELALEEPDAAVTVEDETAESAEATEIETEGTPALRPDDRSERGLGLTLARAIAEAHDWELLVKRGQHGGTRIEIRDVTTLEQH
- a CDS encoding ornithine cyclodeaminase family protein yields the protein MVRVIPDDDIRSLIDLETLLPVVADGFAAQYAGAVERPERPHYPIGSGLETVNPEQPLGTGLCMPAYVHGSPYVVTKLATVFEGNEARGLPTVSARIAVDDAETGQPLAYLAGTAITNARTGCIGGLAARELARKEPVSLAVIGAGAQARWQTRAIDAATDLESVRVYSPSDSRVRCAADLDGELSVPVEAVSSPVRALEGASVVVTATTSTEPVFDGGDLEAGALVIAVGAYTPDMRELDDRTLERAERVYADVPEEARETGDLCVHPDLEVDDFGGRFVDEGTVTSPIPGRQSPDEILVLSSVGSAVFDAVTASQLYERARDEGVGTVVDL